GTAAAGTACAAGAATAGGCTAAAGAGGGCACTATTCCTAGTAAGTGATAATGATAAGTTAAACAAGGAGAGGTTGGAAAAACTTGCGAAAGGAGATTTGAGTGTGGACAACAATTTCGTTCATTTGAAATTTGGTTAAAATTTCCTTAAAGTTATATCATTTAAACCCCTGATTTACAATAAAAATTTTTGAACAGGGTTAAAGTTACAATACTATATTTTATTAACTGATAAATCTTGTGGTTAATTGAAAAATAAAATTATACTTTATATAATTTATACTGAATTAACAAAATTGTTATCCACACTCGGAGATTTTACACAAGAAGAGCTCTACAACCTAGAATATACTCCCTTAGTACTTGAGGAGATCAAAATCTTGGCTAAAAACCTTCTTGAGATTCAAGAGAGGTTGAAGGAGGTTAGGAGGATGATTGAGGAACAAGTTCCTCAAGATCACGTTTTATTGACAATACCGGGTGTTGGGAGGCTTGCAGCTGGTATTATTATTGGTATTGTTGGTGATATTAAGCGCTTTCCTAGGCCAGAATCATTTGTTGCTTATTGTGGTCTTGATCCAGTTGTGGAAAGGAGTGGAAAAGCTGTGATAAGTAAGGGTATTTCTAAGAGGGGTAATAAGTACTTGCGTAGTTTGTTTTACTTCTTGGCTGAGATGAATTACTCTAAGAACCCTACTTTGCTGAAGTTTTACGAGTCTCATAGGGATAGGCTTCAAGGTAAGAAGTTATACACTGCCTTGGCTAGGAAGTTGGCAAGGATTGTTTGGAGTGTTTGGTATAATAATAGGCCTTATGAGCCAAAGTGATTGAAGTTCCCTCCCCCGAATCGCCACGTGGGTTGAAAGGACCCACGTGGCAATCTTAGCTAATACTATGCTTGAAATATGACCGAAAGGTTTATTACTGAACGCCCCAGTCTTGTAAATTAGCATCATTATCCCCATAAAACCTTCTTACCCTTATCTTGCAAATCCTTAACCGTCTTAACTGCAGCCTCAATCTCGTTACTAGTTACTTCAGCGTTTACCACGTTGAATTCGTCCTTGTCCATTACTATTTCGATCTTGAGGAATTTTGAATCCCTAGTCTTACCCCATTTTGCTATAATGTATTGTCCTCCCTTGTTTGTGCTAGTTGTATTTGCTATTACTTCAAGTTCATCACTTGCCTTTGGGAATGTTATGTTCATGTTTCTCACTCTCTCCCATATTGTTGAATAATCGAGGCTTGTGGGGATGATCTTCAGTCTTTCTAGTGCTCTTAATACTCCTTCTATTGCTCTGTAAGGTAGGTGTGGAGGAATTCGTTGAACTCCTTCGGAGCTTTATACTTTGTCCTAGCGTATCTGTTCTCCTCTGCTAGTAAACCAATGTTCAAAGACGTAGAAGGGGAACATCAACTTATATCTAGTTATGACGTTCTCGTCGTATTTGTGCCAATCCCTCTTTTACTTACTCTTTCCCATGGGTAATACTTAACGGGATAATCTATAAACTTTTTGTACAATTCTGAAGCAACCCACAAAGCAGCAGAAGCATTACAGTCTCAATAGATAAATTCGTAGCTTAACGACGACACTATGTTCACACTCAAATTAACGCTTGAATTTAAGAAAATTTAACGAGCTTAACATTAAGAAAATTGAAGAATTCAACAAAAACATATGCTACATATAAATTTAAAATGATAAGTGTTTTAACGTATTTATGGAATTAATTGTCTACAATATGGTGGTTGATGGAGAAATAAAGGTCAAAAATGTTCAGAAATTTTTCGAGAATTTGACGAATGCTGTTAATATAATTTCTCAAACTTATAACACAGAACCTTTTAAATCTCTTTCTGAAAAATATCGCGATGAAATAAAAGGATTGGATGAAGTAAAAGATAAAGACAGTGTGGTCTATATTTCATATTTGGCACACAGAATATTTGACGATTATTTTAATAATGGGAAATTAAGGGGTTTATTTGATGAAGTAAGTACTGTTATTCGTAATAAAAAACAGAAAGAAAAAATGATAAAAGAAATTGTAAGTGAGGAAGAATCTGCCGAAGAAGAAAGTCTAATTTTACCCATTATTTGGACTTTTAAAACTTCAGAGCCGCTGCTTGATATTATTAAAAAGCTTGATAAGAATTCCGATAAAGAATTTGAGTTAGAATACTTGGGATTGAAAGTTTATCTTACAATAAAACCCTCGCCAGATGAAATAGGTTATTATGAACCTTATATTTTCTTTACTAGCAATAAACCAAGACTAGGAATAAAGTTAGGAGAAATTTCCGTAGATCCTTATGAGATAAGAATGACTCAGTTAAATGAGAATAGGGCCAATTTTATATTACCTATTATAGAAAAAATTTGTGGTAAATTAACCTTAAAATCAAAGACCCAAATGAAAATACATAATCCTTTTGAATTCAGCAATACGTCGTATTTAATAACGGCATTAAGATATACTAACTGGGCTTTAAAGACCTCAAGATTATCCCTAAGTGAAATCATTAACTTTTTACCATTTATTCTTGAGAACTTAGATAGGCCTAAGGCGTTTATTAAAGCCATCTTAGACGCTTATAACAAAATGGAAAAAGATGGAGTAGATTTGGATTCTATTAGTAATGAAGTTAAAAATTTAGGCTGGTATAATATAATTTTACCTAGCAAACCAAATAAAGTAAATAATAGAAGCATTAGTAAAGTCAAGAAATTTTTCGATATAGGAATGAAATTGGGCGACCCTATAATATTATTTACATATCTCTTTATGTCTGTAATAACTGTCTATAAAATTAATGGGTATGAGTATAAGGAATTATTTAAAATATTAGTATAATTATGCTTTGTGGAATTCTTCGTTTTTCTCAAAACATATAACTTTTAACTCAACGCAAGATTTAGAATTTATTTTGCTTCTCCTAGCTTAAGACCTAAGAAATTTCAACTAATCCACAAAGCATCTCGTTCTTAGTAAAACGTGAAGAAAGTGCAGACAAAATATATTTTAGAAGAAGGTAAGTAGAATATGAGAATTAAAGCTGATACATTAATTACTAAAAATACAAAAATTACCTAACTATCTCACTTTTAAATAATTTTTAAGAATATTTCCAAGAATATTGTAATAAAACCTATTATAATCGTTATATAATGGTATAAAGTAGATAGTGCCTGCGACTCTTCTTTTCCCCATATATTAGAAATGTAATTACCAGCTATGGTTCCTCCAAATATTAATATTAGCAAGTTAATTTGGAGAAGTGATGGACCTATTTTTATTAATGTTATTATTACGTTAATTAACGCTGCACTTAACGTTGCTAAGGCTAATTTTTCAAGTTTGTATCCTTCTAAATGACAATAGGGAAATCCATATGAAGAAGTTGAAAGTAATATTAAAGAGAAATATTTAGCTATCATAATTCCTAAGGGATTATATTCTTTTGGCTCTATATTACCTAGATTTTTAATGCGTAATCTTAGCATATATAACAATGTAAATGATGTTGAAGCAAAAGAGTATAATACAAACCCTGCCTTACATCCATAAAATAATAACAATAAGGATCCTATACTTACAAGTAAAAGAATCTCAACTAATTCTGTAAGGTTAAGAGAAGATAAACGATTAATTTTTTGTTTGATGAATTTCCTTAATGCAATGGAATCGTTAATTTGAACGTTAGTAATTGCCAATAGTCCTAAAGGACTTGGTGGGAATAAAGGAGGTACAGTTAAAATAAGGAGTATACATAAGAGTGGGGCATATTTATATCGTGTTTTATTTCTAAAAAAGGATGTAAGTACTGAAATAGGGAATACATACCAGTAATCTAACAAAAAATTCAACTATTATAACCCCTTTCATATTTAAATGAAATTCACAGAAAAATTCTTAAATATCTTACTTAATATTATACTTGATATTAAGATAACTAATGCTCCTGCTACTGCCCTTAATCCATTACTATATCCTAAACTTATCAGTACTAATCCTACAATTAACACTATAGTACTACTTATGAAAAGTGAGGAATTCGTAGTCTCACCAATTATCTAATGAAGAGATAACGTATCTTTTAATTATGGAGAGGGCCTCTTTTACGCTTATGGGAATAACTAGATGTTTAATCTCCTCTGGAAGAGTGTTCCTCCAGATTTCGAATTCCTCTAAATTAGCGAAAAATCTTGAATAAGGGCAAATAGTTGATGGCGCATTATATGAAGGTGAAAGTTTTTCTGCATCATGTGGATTTATAAATGATAATATAAGTTCACTGTTGGTATCTAATTTAAACCTAGTATTTTCACCCGATAATATAGTTTCTACTATAATATCATGACAAGTAAGTGCAGCGTATAGAAGTACATCTAATGCGCAATAGACATATATTTCCTTACCATCCTGCTCAATTATCTTAAAGTTAGTTGGTCTCTGTGAAGTTATCTTATTGAGAATCTCTTCGTTCATGTAGTCTCATCTCTACACGCTATTAGGACGCATTTAGTTTCATCCTCACATTCAAAAATTCCGTAACCAGAATTGCAAATAAACGTTCTTCTTATCGTATAATATTTACTTCTTTTTATTGTCATAAGACTCACTCCACGCAGCAGCTCATCCTAGATGGATCTCTGATAAAGGATTGTGCAGCTAACTTTATGCTTTCTGATATTGTCGGAAATACATGAGTAGTTTCTACTAATTCTTCTAATTTAACTTTATTTTTTACAAGCATTACGCCTTCCATTATTATTTCAGAGGCTAGGGGAGAAAGGATGTGAACACCAACTACTGTACCATCTTTAGGATTAACAACTAGTTTAACGAAACCTCTAGTATCTCCGATTAACCTAGCTTTAGCAACATAATCTAATTTTAAGATTCTACAAGAGCATACTTTTTCCCTCTTCATAAGTTCATCTTCCGTTAAACCAACAGAAGCAACTTGAGGATCTGTGAATACTACTATTGGTGTGGTGGAATAATCTATGGTTTCTATATTCCCTTTTATGGCGTTAGTAGCTGCTAATACACCTTCCTTGGCTGCAAGAGTTTCAAGCATTAAACTTTTAGCTATGCAATCGCCAGCAGCATATACTATAGGGTTAGATGTTTGTAAGAATTTATCTACTAAAATATAGCCTTTTTGATCTGTTGCTATTCCAGCTTTTTCAAGCCCTAAATTCCCTGTATTAGGTCTACGTCCTGTAGCTACTAATATCTCATCCACTTCTACTCTTTGTTTTCCACGCTTAGTATTAATCTCTACTACTTTCGTGTCCCCCTCTTTACTAACCATAGTCACTGTAGATTTAGTGTAAATATTTAGTCCTTCATCTTCTAAATAATCAGTTAATGCATAGCTAATTTCTGGTTCAAAATAAGGACTAGGCAGTATTCTATCCATAACCTCTACTACTGTAACCTCAGATCCTAATCTAGCTAAAGCTTGTCCTATTTCAAGTCCTATAGCTCCACCTCCTATCACTAATAGAGAATGTGGAAGTTCTTTTAAATCCCAAACCGTATCACTTGTTATATAACCTACATTTTGAAGTCCTTGTATAGGAGGTATTGCTGGTCTAGAACCTACCCCTATTATAATTTTAGAACCACTTAATTCTTGTTCTCCTTTTTCTGTATTAACTCTTATTCTATTAGGTTCAATGAAAGCTGCATCTCCTTTTATTAAATCCACATTGGAATAATAATTAAGAACTTTCTCATACTTCTCTTCTCTTAATTCCTTAATAACCTTTTTTAATCCACTCATAATATCAGTGAAATTTATTTTTGCCGATAATTCTAATCCAATAAATTTTTTTCTGGATAAGAAATATTTATTTGCAATTTCTATTAAATATTTACTTGGGACACAACCTACATTAACGCATGTTCCACCCAATAATCCCTTGCATACCATCCCTATTTTAATCTTACCCTCTGTAAGTTCTGAAGCTTTTATTGCAGCAGCAAATCCGCTTGCCCCACAACCTATAATTAAAAGATCATATTTCTTCAATATTTTCACCTATGAATATATATTCATATATACAGCTATTTAAGTGTTTTCATTTACCACCATGGTGGTAAGCTTTATATTTTTTAAAGATATGTTAATTTAGGTGAAATATGAATGGCAAAAGAGGAATACAAATGTGAGGCATGCGGAATGACATTCAAATCAAAAGAAGAAGCAGAGAAACACATGAGAGAACATCATTCCCATAAACATCATGGCCATTCTCACGAACATTGTTGTTAACGGTAATAAGACATAAGTAGTTTTTTATTTTTATTATTAAGTTATCTAATTAAATAGATTATTCAATTTTTCTCAAAAAGAATGATAACTAATTTTTAATCTGGATTAGTTTAGAATTTGTTGCAATTCGTCTAGTTTAAGAACTTAAGAAAGTTCAACTAACCCACAAAGCAAAGAAAGGGAATAAAATTTAATATTAATATCATTGGGAGTAATGTGTGGAAAGGAAAAGTAAATTCATTAATACTAAGATAGAGGTTATTTGCAATAAATGTAAAATGCCAGGCAGGCTTGCGATTAGATTAAGACAAAATATTGGCATAGAGTGTTATATATATCATGGAAAATGGCCTTTAGTATCTAAACATAGTGTTTCATGTAATGATTATAAAGATATAGTAGATAAGTTTATAAAAAGATAAATATTTTTTATACGATGTAAACATTTTATATATAATTATTACTGTAAATAATTTTTATTTTAATTTTATAATCAGTAGATATCAAAGCTGATGACACATAATATATAGGGAATACAAAAATATAAACTAAGCATAAAAATTGGACTTTAATTACAAGGAGAGAAGATAAGAAAGGACAAAAATTAAGAATATAACGTAAGGAAGATCTTATAGTCATCCTTTTTTTACAATTCCTAATTCTTTAGGAACCTTCTTAAAACTAGCTTTCCTTAAAGCATTTGTAATATGATAGATTGCAAAAACAGAAATAGTGGGCAAAATGTAAAAAATTAACGCATAGCCTATTGGATCTCCAAAAAATCTGAAAATTGTTAAAAGTAATGATGTGTCTGTCGAAAGTAGCGCTACGACAATTATTGTTGGCACTGATGCACAACAAGACGATGCTGAAATTAAGCTAATACCACCTATAATACCTAAAACTTTTTTCTGTCCCCTAACAGTTGAAAAACCATATCCTAGAAGACTTCCAATGACTAGGCCATAATATAGTATTATAGGTATAATATCTACTTCAATATTGCCTATGAAAAAGAATATAGCTGGACTAAAGGAAATATAATTTACAAAACTCCATAAATCCCTGCTCGTATACACACTATAACCTATACCTGCGTAAAATCCCTTAACAAATCCTGAGAGTGCTACAAAATAAATTCCGAAGATGAATAAATGAAAAATTAAATAAACTCCTAAAGTTATATAAAATATCTTATTTTTAACAAATATATTACCAATCAAGGTATAAGTTAAAATGAAAAGTCCTCCCCAAAATAATAAACTAGTTAAAAATGACGTGGTTAGAAATGGCTGAGTAAGCCAGAAAACTAGAAATGAAAAAATCATCATAAAAATCGAAAACATAACTCTTTTTCTCATAATTATATCACTATTAATGCTAACTAATAAAATTTAAAAATAAAGAAATCAGCATGTTTTAAACAATTTTAGGCATATATCGTAGCTAGTCTAGCATTAGTAAATACTGAAATTAAACTTAATATCATTATTAACATTGCTAAGGGTCCACTTAATATACCTAAAATAGCTAACGGTATTCCTATTGCATTATAAGACAATGCTATTATAACATTTAATGCCGGAGCTTTAGCTAATCTCTTCCTCTTTTTAAGCATCAAAAGTAGAGAGCTAAAATTATTACCCACCAATATAATGTCCGCTACATTTTTAGATATATCTACAGCATTACCCATGGCAACTGATATATCAGAGAATGCTAAGGCTCCACCATCATTAATCCCATCTCCAATCATCATAATATTTCCGTTTAATTTCTCTCTAATAGCCTTAACAATTTTTACTTTATCCTCTGGTGATAAATTTCCATAAAACTCTTTTATGCCAATACTCTCTGCAACTATTTTAACTATGTTCTCCTTATCTCCACTAAGCATTATTGGATTTATTCCGAGCTTTCTAATTTCTTTTACAAATTCTTCTGCATCACTTCTAAGAACGTCTTTAATTATAAATCCCCCTACCAGTCTTCCGTTAATACAAATTACTATATTTATATCTTCATTATTTACATCACAATTCGCAGCTTCTCTCCTTCCAATAAATACCTTATTTCCTTCTATCTCTCCCATAACTCCTTTTCCGATTATTTCTCTGAAGTTTTTAACTTCTAAAAATTTAATACCTTTTTTCTCAGCATATTGTATTATTGCTTTTGCAATAGGATGTGAAGAAAATCTCTCGATAGAAGCTGCATAAGTTAAAGCTTTAATATCACCATAAAACTCCTTTACTATTGGTAAACCATAAGTTAAAGTTCCGGTCTTATCTAAAATTATAGCCTTTATGTTACTAAATTTTTCTAAAATATTAATATTTTTTATGAGAATTCCTAAATTTATATATTTTTCATATAATGAAAGACCTACTGAAGGATAAGAGAAGCCTATTGCACAAGGATAGCCTATTACCATAACTAATAATGCGTTTATAACTCCATATACCCAATGGCCTACAATTAGCCAACTAAGAAATGTTAAGAAAGAAATCGTTAAAACAAATGGAACCCATATTCTATCTACAACCTTATCGAAAAATGTCATCATTCTGGATTTTCCTTGTTTAGCTTCATTTACTAATCCAAGGATTCTTGTCAAATAACTAGTTGAATAGTCATTAGTTATCCTAATTGTTAAATACCCATTGCCGTTAGTAGAGCCTCCTATTACGATATCTCCAACTTTCTTAACTACTGGCTCGGACTCTCCAGTTATTATAGCCTCAGATACTTCACTTTCTCCATCTATTACCACTCCATCTAACGGTATTTTCTCACCAGGCTTAACGATAACCACATCTCCTTTTCTTAATTGGGTTATAGGAACGTCTCTACCATTAATTAAATGTGCAATTGGAGGTCTAAGTTCTACAATTTTTGATAAAGCTTTTTCTGCTTTATATCGTAATATAGCACCCATCCACCCTGAAGTCAGATGTAAAGAAGTAAGCAGAGCAGAAATGAAAAGGAATGTCCTAAGATTAGGATTTAGAATGCCAATGAGATCTAAAATATACGCGGAAATTCCCGCTACTCCATATAAAACATGCTCGTTTAAGATTCCCTTTCTTAATGCGTTTAAAGCTCCTTCATGAATAGGTAACGCAATGTAAAACAAACAAAACGTTACAATTAGTATGTTAATATAAAATACGTAATAGGGTAATGTGTATACATTTATCATCACAGGCAAGGTTAATAGAAATGAAATTATCGTTAAGAGCCAGCTTATTAGAGCCCTTCTCTTAGAATCTTTCAATACTGCTGATGAATCAAGAGTTTTATCAAAAACATAATAACCTAATCTCTCTATTTCTTTTTTTAATAATTCTGGGCTAACTAAGGATTTATCATATTTAATTATAACCTCTCCAGATTCTAGAAAAACTCTTGCAGATTCCACACCGTTAACTTTACTTAATCCTTTCTCTATTGTTGAAGCACAAAAACTACAAGCCATGCCCCCTACATAAAACCTTTCTATTCTTAACTCTTTATTCTGAGTTGTCATATGTGTTAAGATAGTTACAAAAATATATAAACTATAAAGTTTATAGTTAGTAATATGGTAAAGTCTAATAAAGCTACTAAGCAAATATGTCCGCTAGTCGATACTATAAACGTTATTTCAAGAAAATGGTTTCTTCTAACACTAAATACAATAGGAGTTGAAGAAAAGATTGGCTTTAACGGTATATTAAATAGAATTGACGGGATTAGTCCTAAAGCTTTATCTGATGTATTGAAACAAATGGAAAGTATGGGATTAGTTAAAAAAGTCATAATTAATTCATCTCCACCTAGAGTTAAATATTCTTTAACAACTGAGGGCAAAAGATTAAGAAAGGCAGTAATTCCCTTACTTAAATGGGCAGCAG
The genomic region above belongs to Saccharolobus caldissimus and contains:
- the merB gene encoding organomercurial lyase, with product MNEEILNKITSQRPTNFKIIEQDGKEIYVYCALDVLLYAALTCHDIIVETILSGENTRFKLDTNSELILSFINPHDAEKLSPSYNAPSTICPYSRFFANLEEFEIWRNTLPEEIKHLVIPISVKEALSIIKRYVISSLDNW
- the merA gene encoding mercury(II) reductase; protein product: MKKYDLLIIGCGASGFAAAIKASELTEGKIKIGMVCKGLLGGTCVNVGCVPSKYLIEIANKYFLSRKKFIGLELSAKINFTDIMSGLKKVIKELREEKYEKVLNYYSNVDLIKGDAAFIEPNRIRVNTEKGEQELSGSKIIIGVGSRPAIPPIQGLQNVGYITSDTVWDLKELPHSLLVIGGGAIGLEIGQALARLGSEVTVVEVMDRILPSPYFEPEISYALTDYLEDEGLNIYTKSTVTMVSKEGDTKVVEINTKRGKQRVEVDEILVATGRRPNTGNLGLEKAGIATDQKGYILVDKFLQTSNPIVYAAGDCIAKSLMLETLAAKEGVLAATNAIKGNIETIDYSTTPIVVFTDPQVASVGLTEDELMKREKVCSCRILKLDYVAKARLIGDTRGFVKLVVNPKDGTVVGVHILSPLASEIIMEGVMLVKNKVKLEELVETTHVFPTISESIKLAAQSFIRDPSRMSCCVE
- a CDS encoding winged helix-turn-helix transcriptional regulator, with translation MVKSNKATKQICPLVDTINVISRKWFLLTLNTIGVEEKIGFNGILNRIDGISPKALSDVLKQMESMGLVKKVIINSSPPRVKYSLTTEGKRLRKAVIPLLKWAADYTGHYDCPILNSNKVSKE
- a CDS encoding C2H2-type zinc finger protein produces the protein MAKEEYKCEACGMTFKSKEEAEKHMREHHSHKHHGHSHEHCC
- a CDS encoding heavy metal translocating P-type ATPase, which produces MTTQNKELRIERFYVGGMACSFCASTIEKGLSKVNGVESARVFLESGEVIIKYDKSLVSPELLKKEIERLGYYVFDKTLDSSAVLKDSKRRALISWLLTIISFLLTLPVMINVYTLPYYVFYINILIVTFCLFYIALPIHEGALNALRKGILNEHVLYGVAGISAYILDLIGILNPNLRTFLFISALLTSLHLTSGWMGAILRYKAEKALSKIVELRPPIAHLINGRDVPITQLRKGDVVIVKPGEKIPLDGVVIDGESEVSEAIITGESEPVVKKVGDIVIGGSTNGNGYLTIRITNDYSTSYLTRILGLVNEAKQGKSRMMTFFDKVVDRIWVPFVLTISFLTFLSWLIVGHWVYGVINALLVMVIGYPCAIGFSYPSVGLSLYEKYINLGILIKNINILEKFSNIKAIILDKTGTLTYGLPIVKEFYGDIKALTYAASIERFSSHPIAKAIIQYAEKKGIKFLEVKNFREIIGKGVMGEIEGNKVFIGRREAANCDVNNEDINIVICINGRLVGGFIIKDVLRSDAEEFVKEIRKLGINPIMLSGDKENIVKIVAESIGIKEFYGNLSPEDKVKIVKAIREKLNGNIMMIGDGINDGGALAFSDISVAMGNAVDISKNVADIILVGNNFSSLLLMLKKRKRLAKAPALNVIIALSYNAIGIPLAILGILSGPLAMLIMILSLISVFTNARLATIYA